Proteins encoded in a region of the bacterium genome:
- a CDS encoding ribose-phosphate pyrophosphokinase, whose translation MAQPGLDEVLSQLEQERGMEQLRIFSGNANLALSDRIASELDVTLGKMLSSKFSDGEIRVQVLESARGNDVFLIQPTCDPVNDNIMELCIMLDAFRRASAGRITVVMPYYGYARQDKKIKPREPVTARLIADFISSAGANRVVTLDLHADQIQGFFDLPVDHLYGGPIIGDYLIKHGYLNSDIVVVSPDVAGVPRARALAEIVKAPIAIIAKRRPEPNKVDIMEIIGDVSGKRCVMIDDIIDTGGSVVQGAEALINRGATEVIAACTHAVFSGEATSRLNNSPLKQVIVTDTVQLGPEKMFEKLTILSVAPLLAEAIKRIHNDQSVSALFDNYR comes from the coding sequence ATGGCACAACCAGGACTAGATGAGGTCTTGTCTCAATTGGAACAGGAGCGTGGTATGGAACAATTACGCATTTTTAGCGGTAATGCAAACTTAGCATTATCCGACCGAATAGCAAGCGAGCTGGATGTTACGCTTGGAAAAATGCTTTCATCAAAGTTTTCTGATGGCGAGATACGTGTTCAGGTGCTCGAGAGCGCACGTGGAAATGACGTATTCTTAATTCAGCCCACATGCGACCCAGTAAATGACAACATCATGGAACTGTGCATCATGCTCGATGCCTTCCGCCGAGCATCTGCGGGACGAATTACGGTGGTTATGCCCTATTATGGTTATGCCCGCCAGGACAAGAAGATCAAGCCTCGCGAACCTGTCACTGCCAGGCTTATCGCTGATTTCATTTCAAGCGCCGGCGCTAACCGTGTAGTCACCCTCGACCTTCACGCCGACCAAATTCAAGGATTCTTCGATCTTCCAGTCGATCACCTCTATGGCGGCCCAATCATAGGCGATTACTTAATCAAACATGGCTATCTTAATTCCGATATCGTTGTCGTATCGCCGGACGTTGCGGGTGTGCCCCGAGCGCGCGCATTGGCTGAAATCGTAAAAGCCCCTATCGCCATTATCGCCAAGCGCCGACCTGAACCTAACAAAGTCGACATTATGGAAATTATTGGCGACGTCTCAGGTAAGCGATGCGTGATGATTGATGACATCATCGATACCGGTGGTTCCGTTGTGCAAGGAGCCGAAGCCTTGATTAATCGCGGCGCCACTGAAGTCATAGCCGCCTGCACCCACGCCGTTTTCTCGGGAGAAGCGACCAGTCGGCTTAATAATTCACCTCTCAAACAGGTGATTGTGACCGATACAGTGCAATTAGGACCCGAAAAGATGTTTGAAAAGCTTACCATTCTATCAGTGGCCCCCTTGCTGGCCGAAGCGATCAAACGCATCCACAATGACCAATCCGTAAGCGCATTATTTGATAACTATAGATAG